Genomic window (Magnetospirillum sp. WYHS-4):
CTGCTTCCTTCCGGACCTGACCGGGTTGGCGAGGGACCCGTCCGCCCGCCAGCCTCCCACCCCCACTATAGCAGGGGGACGGGGGCGGTATGCAAGAGAACCGTCAAGCCTCCCGCCAGTCCAGTCCGATGTCGACGGCGGGGGCGGAGTGGGTGAGGCGGCCGACCGAGATGAAGTCCACCCCGGTTTCCGCGATGGCGCGGATGGTATCCAGGCTGACCCCTCCCGAGGCTTCCAGCGCACAGCGTTTGGCCGTGCGCCGCACCGCTTCCCCAAGGTGGACCGGGTCCATGTTGTCGAGCAGCACCTTGTCGGCCCCGGCGGCGATGGCTTGGTCCAGTTGTTCCAGGGTATCGCATTCCACCTCGACGGGGGTCGCGACGGCGGCCTTGGCGCGCGTGACCGCCGCCCC
Coding sequences:
- the nadC gene encoding carboxylating nicotinate-nucleotide diphosphorylase is translated as RTALNILQHLSGIATLTRRYVDAIEGTGTVLLDTRKTLPGLRRFAKYATRMGGAANHRMGLYDAVLIKDNHIAVCGGIGAAVTRAKAAVATPVEVECDTLEQLDQAIAAGADKVLLDNMDPVHLGEAVRRTAKRCALEASGGVSLDTIRAIAETGVDFISVGRLTHSAPAVDIGLDWREA